The Streptomyces avermitilis MA-4680 = NBRC 14893 genome contains a region encoding:
- a CDS encoding DUF742 domain-containing protein yields the protein MATPPGGSSSGNWSYGPGQGQGQGEQNRYNFPSAPSPRRQPYAPQGPQGPGPSPYDQPSAPRIQPVQPQRRSPEPAPAGSSSNPLVRPYAMTGGRTRPRYQLAIEALVHTTAQPHQMQGQLPEHQRICNLCREIKSVAEVSALLTIPLGVARILVADLAEAGLVAIHQPGGDENAGGQPDVTLLERVLSGLRKL from the coding sequence GTGGCAACACCCCCAGGCGGTTCGTCTTCGGGCAACTGGTCCTACGGCCCCGGCCAGGGCCAGGGTCAGGGTGAGCAGAACCGGTACAACTTCCCCTCCGCACCCAGCCCGCGGCGTCAGCCGTACGCACCCCAGGGCCCCCAGGGTCCCGGTCCCTCGCCGTACGACCAGCCGTCGGCGCCGCGCATCCAGCCCGTGCAGCCACAGCGACGCTCCCCCGAGCCGGCGCCCGCAGGGTCGTCGAGCAACCCCCTGGTGCGCCCGTACGCCATGACGGGCGGCCGCACCAGGCCGCGGTACCAGCTCGCCATCGAGGCGCTGGTGCACACCACTGCGCAGCCGCACCAGATGCAGGGGCAACTGCCCGAGCATCAGCGGATCTGCAACCTCTGCCGAGAGATCAAGTCGGTCGCCGAAGTCTCGGCGCTGCTCACGATCCCCCTCGGCGTGGCCAGGATCCTCGTCGCCGACTTGGCGGAGGCGGGCCTGGTCGCCATCCATCAGCCCGGCGGCGACGAAAACGCCGGTGGCCAGCCAGACGTGACTTTGCTCGAAAGGGTGCTCAGTGGACTTCGCAAGCTCTAG